In a single window of the Globicephala melas chromosome 10, mGloMel1.2, whole genome shotgun sequence genome:
- the KCNA5 gene encoding potassium voltage-gated channel subfamily A member 5: MEIALVPPGNGGAMTVRGGEEVRATGGELRCSPTAALSDGLKEPAPRDRGGAERGADPGGRPVPPVPQELPRARRLPPEDEEGQGDPALGVAEDQVLGSGSLHHQRILINISGLRFETQLGTLAQFPDTLLGDPAKRLRYFDPLRNEYFFDRNRPSFDGILYYYQSGGRLRRPVNVSLDVFTDEIRFYQLGDEAMERFREDEGFIKEEEKPLPRNEFQRQVWLIFEYPESSGSARGIAIVSVLVILISIITFCLETLPEFRDERELLRHPPVPHQPPEPHRGANGSGEAAPPSGPTAAPLLPRTLADPFFIVETTCVIWFTFELLVRFFACPSKAEFSRNIMNIIDVVAIFPYFITLGTELVQQQPGGGGGQNGQQAMSLAILRVIRLVRVFRIFKLSRHSKGLQILGKTLQASMRELGLLIFFLFIGVILFSSAVYFAEADNQETHFSSIPDAFWWAVVTMTTVGYGDMRPVTVGGKIVGSLCAIAGVLTIALPVPVIVSNFNYFYHRETDHDEQAALKEEQSSQSTGAGPAGGGQRKASWSKASLCKAAGPLENADGSRRGSCPLEKCNLKAKSNVDLRRSLYALCLDTSRETDL, translated from the coding sequence aTGGAGATCGCTCTGGTGCCCCCGGGGAACGGCGGTGCCATGACCgtcaggggaggagaggaggtccGGGCCACAGGGGGAGAGCTCCGCTGCTCCCCGACGGCTGCGCTCAGCGATGGACTCAAGGAGCCAGCGCCAAGGGACCGCGGCGGCGCCGAGAGGGGCGCGGACCCGGGAGGCCGGCCGGTGCCACCGGTGCCCCAGGAGCTGCCCCGAGCTAGACGGCTGCCTCCGGAGGACGAGGAGGGACAAGGCGACCCCGCTCTGGGCGTGGCGGAGGACCAGGTGCTGGGCTCGGGGTCCCTCCATCACCAGCGCATCCTCATCAACATCTCCGGGCTGCGCTTCGAGACGCAGCTGGGCACCCTGGCGCAGTTCCCCGACACGCTCCTGGGAGACCCCGCCAAGCGCCTGCGCTACTTTGACCCCCTGAGGAACGAGTACTTCTTCGACCGCAACCGGCCCAGCTTCGACGGCATCCTGTACTACTACCAGTCGGGGGGCCGGCTGCGGAGGCCGGTCAACGTCTCCCTGGACGTGTTCACAGATGAGATCCGCTTCTACCAGTTGGGGGACGAGGCCATGGAGCGCTTCCGAGAGGACGAGGGCTTCAtcaaggaggaggagaagcccCTGCCCCGCAACGAGTTCCAGCGCCAAGTGTGGCTGATTTTCGAGTACCCCGAGAGCTCGGGTTCCGCACGGGGCATCGCCATCGTCTCGGTCCTGGTCATCCTCATCTCCATCATCACCTTCTGCTTGGAGACCCTGCCTGAGTTCAGGGATGAACGGGAGCTGCTGCGCCATCCCCCGGTGCCCCACCAGCCCCCTGAGCCCCACAGGGGGGCCAATGGCAGCGGGGAGGCAGCGCCTCCCTCTGGCCCGACGGCGGCACCTCTCCTGCCCAGGACCCTGGCTGACCCCTTCTTCATCGTGGAGACCACGTGTGTCATCTGGTTCACGTTCGAGCTGCTGGTGCGCTTCTTCGCCTGCCCCAGCAAGGCCGAGTTCTCGCGAAACATCATGAACATCATTGACGTGGTGGCCATCTTCCCCTACTTCATCACCCTGGGCACCGAGCTGGTGCAGCAGCAGCCGGGGGGAGGCGGCGGCCAGAACGGGCAGCAGGCCATGTCCCTGGCCATCCTCAGAGTGATCCGCCTGGTCCGGGTGTTCCGCATCTTCAAGCTGTCCCGCCACTCCAAGGGGCTGCAGATCCTGGGCAAGACCCTGCAGGCGTCCATGCGGGAGCTGGGTCTGCTCATCTTCTTCCTGTTCATCGGGGTCATCCTCTTCTCCAGCGCCGTCTACTTCGCAGAGGCCGACAACCAGGAGACCCACTTCTCCAGCATCCCGGATGCCTTCTGGTGGGCAGTCGTCACCATGACCACGGTGGGCTACGGGGACATGAGGCCTGTCACCGTGGGGGGCAAGATCGTGGGCTCGCTGTGTGCCATCGCCGGGGTCCTCACCATCGCCCTGCCCGTGCCCGTCATCGTCTCCAACTTCAACTACTTCTACCACCGGGAGACGGACCACGACGAGCAGGCAGCCCTTAAGGAAGAGCAGAGCAGCCAGAGCACGGGGGCAGGACCGGCCGGCGGGGGCCAGCGGAAGGCCAGCTGGAGCAAGGCGTCCCTCTGCAAGGCTGCGGGGCCCCTGGAGAATGCGGACGGATCTCGAAGGGGCAGCTGCCCCCTGGAGAAGTGTAACCTCAAGGCCAAGAGCAATGTGGATTTGCGGAGATCCCTGTACGCCCTCTGCCTGGACACCAGCCGGGAAACGGATCTGTAA